A genomic region of Phreatobacter oligotrophus contains the following coding sequences:
- a CDS encoding ferritin-like domain-containing protein, whose protein sequence is MAKTKTLEDMFVDGLKDILFAERQILRTLPKMARAAQSQELKAAIEKHKDQTEGQIERLEKVFEQMEVAARGKTCPAILGIIEEGQEVLEEFKGSPALDAGIVASAQAVEHYEIARYGTLKAWADRLGEKDAARLLAETLAEEEQTDADLTKLAKGSINRQATAEAA, encoded by the coding sequence ATGGCCAAGACCAAGACCCTCGAAGACATGTTCGTGGACGGACTGAAGGACATCCTCTTCGCCGAGCGCCAGATCCTGCGCACCCTGCCGAAAATGGCGCGGGCGGCCCAGTCGCAGGAGCTCAAGGCGGCGATTGAGAAGCACAAGGACCAGACGGAAGGCCAGATCGAGCGCCTTGAAAAGGTTTTCGAGCAGATGGAGGTGGCGGCCCGCGGCAAGACCTGCCCGGCCATCCTCGGCATCATCGAGGAGGGCCAGGAGGTGCTGGAGGAGTTCAAGGGCAGCCCGGCCCTCGATGCCGGGATCGTCGCCTCGGCCCAGGCGGTCGAGCATTACGAGATCGCGCGCTACGGCACGCTGAAGGCCTGGGCCGACCGGCTCGGCGAGAAGGACGCCGCCCGCCTGCTGGCGGAGACCCTCGCCGAGGAGGAGCAGACCGATGCCGACCTCACCAAGCTCGCCAAGGGCAGCATCAACAGGCAGGCGACCGCCGAGGCGGCCTGA
- a CDS encoding efflux RND transporter periplasmic adaptor subunit: protein MLPILRTFWLVALVPAALALGPSPAHAVDLSFLGRLFGTSKPAAESPTEAPDRVTQVNGRFRISESDWSTFATQKVEARVFREQIITEGRLAIDENSAVPVISPYAGRTTRVPVIAGDVVRRGQPLLFMLANDMVSTQNEFVAAISNLDKAVAQLRLAEINEKRQSDLFAGRAAPQRDVDQARADLENARADHRAAVTGLEALENRLRLFGKTDAEIARFRADRRINPEIAIPAPADGTVVSRRVSPGQFLSGGGEPVFVIDDLDTLWLNIFVREEDVPRVRRGAQVEFRVIALRNQAFAARLDFISASIDPASKRLLVRATVDNPQGVLKQQMFASVSIQVGAAATSPAVPRNALIYEGPVARVWIAHPDKTAELRRVTPGITDGDQVQILQGLQGGEEVVVRGALFIDQMTAAFRR from the coding sequence GTGCTGCCCATCCTCCGAACTTTCTGGCTTGTTGCGCTGGTTCCCGCGGCTCTCGCTCTCGGGCCGAGTCCCGCCCATGCCGTCGACCTGTCGTTTCTCGGGCGCCTTTTCGGCACGTCGAAACCCGCGGCCGAATCGCCGACCGAGGCGCCCGATCGCGTCACCCAGGTCAACGGCCGCTTCCGCATTTCCGAATCCGACTGGTCGACCTTCGCCACCCAGAAGGTCGAGGCGCGCGTCTTCCGCGAGCAGATCATCACCGAGGGGCGTCTCGCCATCGACGAGAACAGCGCCGTGCCGGTCATCTCGCCCTATGCCGGTCGCACCACGCGGGTGCCCGTCATCGCCGGCGACGTGGTGCGCCGCGGCCAGCCGTTGCTGTTCATGCTGGCCAACGACATGGTCTCGACGCAGAACGAGTTCGTGGCGGCCATCTCCAATCTCGACAAGGCGGTGGCCCAGCTCCGCCTCGCCGAGATCAACGAGAAGCGCCAGTCGGATCTTTTCGCCGGTCGCGCCGCGCCGCAGCGCGACGTCGACCAGGCCCGCGCCGACCTTGAGAACGCTCGCGCGGACCATCGCGCCGCCGTCACCGGTCTGGAAGCCCTCGAAAACCGCCTGCGTCTCTTCGGCAAGACCGACGCGGAGATCGCCCGCTTCCGGGCCGACCGCCGCATCAACCCGGAGATCGCCATCCCCGCACCGGCCGACGGCACGGTCGTCTCGCGCCGCGTCAGCCCTGGCCAGTTCCTGTCCGGCGGCGGCGAACCGGTCTTCGTCATCGACGACCTCGACACGCTCTGGCTCAACATCTTCGTGCGCGAGGAGGACGTGCCGCGCGTGCGCCGTGGCGCGCAGGTCGAGTTCCGCGTCATCGCGCTGCGCAACCAGGCTTTCGCCGCCCGCCTCGACTTCATCAGCGCCAGCATCGACCCGGCCTCGAAGCGCCTGCTGGTCCGCGCCACCGTCGACAATCCCCAGGGCGTCCTGAAGCAGCAGATGTTTGCCAGTGTCTCCATCCAGGTCGGCGCGGCCGCGACATCGCCCGCCGTGCCGCGCAACGCGCTGATCTACGAAGGCCCGGTGGCGCGTGTTTGGATCGCCCACCCCGACAAGACCGCTGAACTCCGGCGCGTCACGCCCGGCATCACCGACGGGGATCAGGTGCAGATCTTGCAAGGTCTGCAAGGCGGCGAGGAGGTCGTCGTTCGCGGCGCCCTGTTCATCGACCAGATGACCGCCGCCTTCCGCCGCTGA